Proteins from a single region of Sporosarcina sp. P33:
- a CDS encoding siderophore ABC transporter substrate-binding protein encodes MKKLTLSLFALILLFALAACGGAKEEEKPADSAAPDDQPAEESTEVTITHELGETTLEKNPEKVVVFDFGTLDTLDELGIEVAGLPQSNVPGYLSKYEDDKYENLGSLKEPDFEAINAMKPDVIFISGRQSDLYDQLSEIAPTIFMGVDTSNYMESFKENMGKIATLFDKEDEMNKELADVDADIEDIKAKISETDSKALIILATEGKVSAYGPSSRFGLVHDVFGFQPADENIEVSTHGQNVTFEYILETNPDILFIIDRDAAIGNGATAKDSVENDLVKKTNAFKNDKMVYLNGEYWYLSGGGLQSIKEMIKEVEAGL; translated from the coding sequence ATGAAAAAACTTACACTATCACTGTTTGCATTAATCCTACTGTTTGCACTTGCTGCTTGCGGCGGGGCAAAAGAAGAAGAAAAACCTGCTGACAGCGCAGCACCTGATGATCAGCCAGCAGAAGAAAGCACAGAAGTTACAATTACTCATGAACTTGGTGAAACGACTCTTGAAAAAAACCCTGAAAAGGTCGTAGTATTCGACTTTGGAACTTTAGATACATTGGACGAACTGGGAATTGAAGTAGCAGGTCTTCCGCAATCAAATGTACCTGGGTACCTTTCCAAATACGAAGATGACAAGTACGAAAACCTGGGAAGCTTGAAAGAGCCTGACTTTGAAGCAATCAACGCAATGAAACCGGATGTAATCTTTATCTCCGGACGTCAGTCAGACTTGTATGACCAGCTGTCTGAAATCGCTCCAACAATCTTCATGGGCGTTGACACGTCGAACTACATGGAATCATTCAAAGAAAATATGGGTAAGATCGCAACACTCTTCGATAAAGAAGACGAAATGAACAAAGAACTGGCCGATGTGGATGCAGACATTGAAGATATTAAAGCAAAAATTTCTGAAACAGACAGCAAAGCATTAATCATTCTGGCAACTGAAGGTAAAGTCAGTGCATACGGCCCAAGCTCACGTTTCGGATTAGTTCATGATGTATTCGGTTTCCAGCCGGCAGATGAAAATATTGAAGTTTCCACACATGGGCAAAACGTTACATTTGAATACATCCTGGAAACAAACCCTGATATTCTATTTATCATCGACCGGGATGCAGCAATCGGCAACGGTGCAACGGCTAAAGATTCAGTAGAAAACGATCTGGTAAAGAAAACAAATGCATTCAAAAATGATAAAATGGTGTACCTAAACGGTGAATACTGGTACTTATCCGGCGGCGGACTTCAATCAATCAAAGAAATGATCAAAGAAGTAGAAGCTGGATTATAA
- a CDS encoding ABC transporter ATP-binding protein, with protein sequence MIQVRELTKFYGKKAVVEKVSVNIHRGKITSFIGPNGAGKSTLLSMVSRLMDADTGEVLLDKNKVKEMKSNDFAKRVAILKQSNFMNVKLTIRELVGFGRFPHCKGRLQEEDERMVDQALEYMGLTDMQEAYLDELSGGQRQRAFIAMTIAQDTDYILLDEPLNNLDMKHSVQIMKILRQLVDDLGKTVVIVLHDINFASVYSDRIVALKNGKVVKDGLTNEIITSESLRDIYDMDIPIQQMKDCRICVYFNS encoded by the coding sequence ATGATCCAAGTTCGTGAGCTAACGAAATTTTATGGAAAAAAAGCAGTCGTCGAAAAGGTCAGTGTAAATATTCATCGAGGCAAAATCACGTCATTCATTGGACCTAACGGGGCTGGTAAATCTACTCTTCTTTCGATGGTAAGCCGATTAATGGATGCCGATACGGGTGAAGTATTGCTCGATAAAAACAAAGTGAAAGAAATGAAGTCGAATGATTTTGCAAAGCGCGTTGCGATTTTAAAGCAATCAAACTTCATGAATGTCAAACTGACTATCCGTGAACTTGTTGGATTCGGCCGTTTCCCGCATTGTAAGGGCCGTCTCCAGGAAGAAGACGAACGGATGGTGGACCAAGCGTTGGAGTATATGGGTCTGACCGACATGCAAGAAGCGTACTTGGATGAATTATCTGGCGGCCAGCGTCAGCGCGCGTTCATTGCGATGACGATCGCGCAGGACACCGACTATATTTTACTCGATGAGCCGCTTAACAACCTCGATATGAAGCATTCTGTGCAGATTATGAAGATCTTGCGGCAGCTTGTTGACGATTTAGGAAAAACCGTCGTCATCGTTTTGCACGATATCAACTTTGCCTCCGTTTATTCAGATCGCATTGTTGCATTAAAAAACGGTAAAGTCGTTAAAGACGGGTTAACCAATGAAATTATTACGTCAGAATCATTACGGGATATTTATGATATGGACATTCCAATTCAACAAATGAAAGATTGCCGTATTTGCGTTTATTTTAACTCTTAA
- a CDS encoding iron chelate uptake ABC transporter family permease subunit — translation MRNSTKLLILLAFSLVFCGLYLFQGLNGSYDYALPRRAIKVMAMALTGVAVAYSTVIFQTITHNRILTPSIMGLDSLYILLQTVLVFFFGSTSFVLINQQFNFMLSVGAMVLFALLLYHFLFGKGNRPIYFLLLVGIIVGTFFGSISTFLQVMIDPNEFLRVQDKMFASFNNINGDLVWWAFAILVLTLIIGWRYINELDVLSLGRDTAVNLGVPYQSVVKLMLILSAVLIAVSTALVGPITFFGLIVANLSYQFFNTFKHSILITGAALMSIIALVGGQWIVERVFSFSTTLSVIINFVGGIYFIYLLLKESRSS, via the coding sequence ATGCGTAACTCAACAAAACTATTGATCTTGCTGGCATTTTCTTTAGTGTTTTGCGGATTGTATTTATTTCAGGGATTGAACGGCAGCTATGATTATGCACTTCCTCGCAGAGCCATCAAAGTAATGGCGATGGCGTTGACCGGGGTAGCAGTAGCATACTCTACAGTCATTTTCCAGACGATTACACATAACCGTATTTTGACGCCGAGCATCATGGGGCTGGATTCACTTTATATCCTGCTGCAAACGGTTCTCGTATTCTTTTTCGGTTCAACTTCTTTTGTGCTGATCAATCAGCAATTCAATTTTATGCTGTCTGTCGGGGCAATGGTATTGTTTGCCTTGCTGCTCTATCACTTTTTATTCGGTAAAGGGAATCGGCCGATTTACTTCCTGTTGCTGGTCGGTATTATCGTCGGCACATTCTTCGGAAGCATTTCGACATTCCTGCAAGTGATGATTGACCCGAATGAATTTCTGCGTGTGCAAGATAAGATGTTTGCAAGTTTCAATAATATCAACGGGGACCTCGTCTGGTGGGCGTTTGCGATATTGGTGCTCACACTCATTATCGGCTGGCGCTATATCAATGAACTCGACGTCTTATCACTTGGACGGGATACAGCGGTCAACCTTGGCGTGCCGTACCAGTCAGTCGTTAAGCTTATGCTGATTTTATCGGCAGTACTGATAGCAGTATCCACGGCATTAGTCGGGCCGATTACATTCTTCGGTCTCATTGTTGCCAATTTGAGCTATCAGTTCTTCAATACGTTTAAGCATTCAATTTTAATTACAGGTGCTGCGCTGATGAGTATCATCGCATTAGTCGGCGGTCAGTGGATCGTCGAGCGCGTCTTCTCTTTCTCGACTACACTCAGTGTAATCATCAACTTTGTCGGTGGCATTTACTTTATCTATTTACTATTAAAGGAGAGTCGATCCTCATGA
- a CDS encoding ABC transporter permease, translating to MKKRYLIPTVILLSLLSLFVGASRITPADLLDWRSEETEIFLISRVPRLVAILLAGAGMSIAGLIMQQLSRNKFVSPTTAGTLDATKLGILVSMLIFTNATLLEKMAVSFTFALISTFLFMQILDRIKFKDAIFIPLVGLMFGNILSSISTFFAYKANVIQNMSAWLQGDFSMIMKGRYELLYISIPVLIITYLYANRFTVAGMGEDFSKNLGLAYKRIVNTGLILVALITTTVVLTVGLIPFLGLIIPNIVSIFKGDHLQKTLPHTALLGAIFLLICDILGRVIIFPYEISISLMVGVIGSGIFLYLLFRRKAYA from the coding sequence ATGAAGAAACGTTATTTAATTCCAACCGTTATTCTGCTCTCCCTCCTGTCGCTGTTTGTCGGTGCAAGCCGAATCACACCAGCAGACTTATTGGATTGGCGTTCAGAAGAAACAGAGATTTTCTTAATTAGTCGGGTTCCCCGATTAGTCGCAATATTGCTTGCTGGTGCAGGGATGAGTATTGCCGGGTTGATTATGCAGCAACTTAGCCGCAATAAATTTGTCTCCCCGACTACAGCAGGTACATTAGACGCGACAAAGCTGGGAATTTTAGTGTCTATGTTAATTTTCACCAACGCAACATTATTGGAAAAAATGGCCGTGTCATTTACATTTGCCTTGATCAGTACGTTCTTATTCATGCAAATCCTGGATCGTATTAAATTCAAAGATGCCATTTTTATTCCGCTTGTTGGCTTAATGTTCGGGAATATTTTATCTTCCATTTCCACGTTTTTTGCATATAAAGCAAATGTGATACAGAATATGTCGGCTTGGCTTCAAGGTGACTTTTCCATGATCATGAAAGGGCGGTATGAGCTTTTGTATATCAGTATACCGGTACTGATCATTACATATTTATATGCAAATCGTTTTACTGTGGCGGGAATGGGTGAAGATTTCTCCAAGAACCTCGGACTCGCGTATAAGCGTATCGTCAATACCGGATTGATTTTAGTCGCATTGATAACGACAACCGTAGTGCTGACGGTAGGTCTGATTCCTTTCTTAGGATTAATCATCCCGAACATCGTATCGATCTTTAAAGGAGACCATTTGCAAAAGACGCTGCCGCATACCGCATTACTTGGCGCTATTTTCCTTCTCATCTGTGACATTCTGGGCAGGGTTATTATTTTCCCATACGAGATCTCGATCAGTTTAATGGTCGGCGTAATCGGAAGCGGAATCTTCCTGTACCTGTTGTTTAGGAGGAAAGCCTATGCGTAA
- a CDS encoding DUF6612 family protein: MTKWTAMLTAGMLALVLSACGQTAEPKEDPISGETEEVVVKSDLTADEILEKANAAGETQQSMHSDMEISQTIQMGEETQDIRSMIDMDMMVEPLAIRQTINTQAGGEEMAVELYMTEEGFFMKDPQSGQWMKLPDEMYEEVTGQIASAAESPVDISMFKEYAEDFSFEQTNDEYILTLKGSDEEFSALMNDILKQNTPEGAQVAGADEADIHVEKLDVQLTIDKKTFYTKEFDIDMIMTIGQQGQAVEVKQNIKGMMTKINEIDEIKVPKEILDSAKNMNEAMKR; this comes from the coding sequence ATGACCAAGTGGACAGCGATGTTAACTGCAGGAATGTTGGCGCTTGTCTTGAGCGCCTGTGGACAAACCGCAGAGCCGAAGGAAGATCCTATTTCAGGAGAAACAGAGGAAGTCGTCGTAAAGAGTGACTTGACTGCCGATGAAATCTTGGAAAAAGCGAATGCGGCTGGAGAAACGCAGCAAAGTATGCATTCTGATATGGAAATCAGTCAGACTATTCAAATGGGTGAAGAAACACAGGACATCCGCTCAATGATCGATATGGACATGATGGTTGAACCTCTTGCTATCCGTCAAACAATTAATACACAGGCCGGCGGTGAAGAAATGGCAGTCGAACTATACATGACAGAAGAAGGATTCTTCATGAAAGATCCGCAATCGGGCCAATGGATGAAACTGCCGGATGAAATGTACGAAGAGGTAACGGGTCAAATAGCCAGTGCTGCTGAATCACCTGTGGACATCTCAATGTTTAAAGAATATGCAGAGGACTTCTCATTTGAACAGACAAACGATGAATATATACTGACGTTAAAAGGATCGGACGAAGAGTTCAGCGCGCTCATGAATGATATTCTAAAGCAGAATACACCGGAAGGAGCCCAAGTTGCGGGAGCTGACGAAGCGGATATACATGTTGAAAAATTGGATGTCCAGCTGACAATTGATAAAAAGACCTTCTACACAAAAGAATTTGACATAGATATGATTATGACGATAGGACAGCAAGGTCAGGCTGTAGAAGTGAAACAAAACATCAAAGGCATGATGACGAAAATCAATGAGATCGATGAAATTAAAGTACCGAAAGAAATCCTCGACAGCGCGAAAAATATGAACGAGGCAATGAAGCGGTAA
- the hflX gene encoding GTPase HflX, with the protein MDVLIEKAVIVGVHEQKDLHFEYGMEELKNLAEAIEVEVIGEVTQNLERRNPSHYIGKGKIDEIRDVYEETGANLLIFNDELSPSQLRNLERELECKIIDRTMLILDIFARRARNREAQMQVELAQLQYTLPRLVGLRASLSRQGGGTGGGLQNKGAGETKLELDRRKIEDQIAKLRRELEHVRDQRETQRKQRVRSGIPVVSIVGYTNAGKSTLMNRLLQYANADESKEVSEKDMLFATLETAVRKIQLPDKKEFILTDTVGFVSKLPHHLVQAFRSTLEEAKNADLLLHVVDVSDEEHGHMMDVTNETLEDIGVESVPTVNIYNKADLAEIPYPRVKDQSIWMSAGENKGIPELLTLIQQNLFRQYVTCKLLIPYDRGEIVSHLNETASIKDTAYEEEGTLMTVEMPESECDRLQEFVLK; encoded by the coding sequence ATGGATGTGTTAATTGAAAAAGCCGTAATTGTCGGCGTGCACGAACAGAAGGATCTGCACTTTGAATATGGAATGGAAGAATTGAAGAACTTGGCAGAAGCGATTGAAGTGGAAGTTATAGGAGAAGTGACGCAAAATCTTGAGAGGCGCAATCCGTCCCATTATATCGGGAAAGGGAAGATCGATGAAATTCGTGACGTATATGAGGAGACAGGTGCGAACTTATTGATATTCAATGATGAATTATCACCTTCCCAATTGCGCAATCTCGAGAGGGAGCTTGAATGTAAAATTATTGATCGCACAATGTTAATATTGGATATTTTCGCAAGACGTGCACGCAACCGAGAAGCGCAGATGCAAGTTGAATTAGCGCAACTGCAATACACGCTGCCGCGGCTTGTCGGCTTGCGTGCGTCACTCAGCAGACAAGGCGGCGGCACGGGCGGCGGTTTACAAAACAAAGGTGCCGGTGAAACCAAGCTTGAGCTCGACCGCCGGAAGATTGAAGACCAGATTGCCAAACTGCGCCGTGAACTGGAACATGTGCGTGATCAGCGTGAAACACAGAGGAAACAGCGGGTGCGCAGCGGGATTCCTGTCGTATCCATTGTCGGTTATACGAATGCAGGGAAATCCACACTCATGAACCGTCTGCTGCAATACGCCAATGCAGATGAATCCAAAGAAGTAAGCGAAAAAGATATGCTGTTTGCTACGCTTGAGACTGCTGTACGGAAAATCCAGCTCCCGGATAAAAAAGAATTTATTCTGACAGACACTGTAGGGTTCGTCTCCAAACTGCCGCACCATCTCGTTCAGGCATTCCGCTCGACACTCGAAGAAGCGAAAAATGCAGACTTGCTGCTGCATGTGGTTGACGTTTCGGATGAAGAGCATGGACATATGATGGATGTGACCAATGAAACACTTGAAGATATTGGCGTAGAGAGTGTGCCGACTGTCAACATCTATAATAAAGCAGACTTGGCGGAAATTCCGTATCCGCGGGTGAAAGATCAGAGCATCTGGATGTCTGCAGGCGAAAACAAAGGAATTCCTGAGTTGCTGACATTGATCCAGCAAAATTTATTCCGACAGTATGTCACATGTAAATTACTGATTCCGTATGACCGGGGTGAAATCGTTTCACATCTCAATGAAACTGCCTCAATCAAAGACACTGCCTACGAAGAAGAGGGAACGTTAATGACCGTGGAAATGCCGGAAAGCGAATGTGACCGGCTGCAGGAATTCGTATTGAAGTAA
- a CDS encoding VOC family protein: MKLDHIVYFTNDEINEVVNEQHAKGNCAAAGGRHENWGTANALLYTDNAYIEWLTVEEEGKARAAAADQPLIAQYFHDRQYGDGWATVCFSVPDIEQWKEELDNKGFTTTDVLPAARRTADGKVLRWKMLFIEQSVSGELPYPFFIEWEESEAERMERLEKNGARTAVHRQRRISECVFHVEDPLRETGEWAVLLSQKAGDDHDIRIGDVVFRFIEKQAAAQRLAEIHFSSNG; this comes from the coding sequence ATGAAACTGGATCACATCGTGTATTTTACTAATGATGAAATAAATGAGGTAGTGAACGAACAGCATGCAAAAGGGAACTGTGCCGCAGCGGGCGGACGGCATGAGAATTGGGGAACAGCGAATGCTTTATTGTATACGGATAATGCGTATATTGAGTGGCTGACTGTAGAGGAAGAAGGCAAAGCCAGGGCCGCCGCTGCCGATCAGCCGCTTATCGCACAATATTTTCATGACCGGCAATACGGAGACGGCTGGGCGACGGTATGCTTTTCCGTGCCGGATATAGAGCAATGGAAAGAGGAGCTTGACAACAAAGGCTTTACAACCACTGATGTTCTTCCTGCCGCAAGAAGAACAGCTGACGGAAAGGTGCTGCGGTGGAAGATGCTGTTTATCGAACAGAGCGTATCGGGTGAATTACCGTATCCGTTTTTTATTGAATGGGAGGAATCAGAAGCAGAGCGGATGGAACGTCTTGAAAAAAACGGAGCCCGCACTGCCGTTCACCGGCAGCGCCGGATTTCAGAATGTGTATTTCACGTAGAAGACCCGTTGCGCGAAACAGGCGAGTGGGCAGTGTTATTATCGCAGAAAGCCGGAGACGATCATGATATCCGCATAGGCGACGTCGTGTTTCGTTTTATCGAGAAGCAAGCTGCTGCACAGCGCCTGGCGGAGATTCATTTCTCGTCAAACGGTTAG
- a CDS encoding nucleoside deaminase, which yields MNHEKWLAHTVEMAVKNAADGGGPFASIIVKDGEIIGSGTNLVNSTCDPSAHAELLAIKEACAALQTLDLSDCVLYASGEPCPMCLGASYWAKLGAIYYACSKQQAFEEAGFTNPVKEFFPDQQLPPEKRSVPFIQKRIPGAEKPFIEWNLQQPE from the coding sequence ATGAATCATGAGAAATGGCTTGCGCATACGGTGGAGATGGCAGTTAAAAATGCGGCGGATGGCGGCGGGCCGTTCGCTTCCATTATAGTGAAAGATGGGGAAATTATCGGTTCTGGCACTAATTTGGTGAACTCTACATGTGATCCATCTGCGCATGCCGAGTTATTGGCGATAAAAGAAGCATGTGCTGCATTGCAGACACTTGATTTGTCTGACTGCGTATTGTACGCAAGCGGAGAACCTTGTCCGATGTGTCTTGGCGCATCGTACTGGGCGAAGCTTGGGGCAATTTACTATGCTTGCAGCAAACAGCAAGCATTTGAAGAAGCAGGTTTTACGAATCCAGTGAAAGAATTCTTTCCTGATCAGCAGCTGCCGCCCGAAAAACGTTCTGTTCCGTTCATCCAAAAAAGGATCCCAGGTGCGGAGAAACCTTTTATCGAGTGGAATCTGCAGCAGCCCGAGTGA
- the nfsA gene encoding oxygen-insensitive NADPH nitroreductase, producing MVIDLLTSHSSVRRYKDEPITRETVMELVKAGQHAASSHFVQACSVLYVTDTDKRGQLAELSKNRRQFYTAGAVLVFCMDYNRLSHAARLNGQEINYTVAENVLVGAIDVGLFAQNVVIAAESKGYGICYIGGVRNAMEEISEVLELPKGVVPLFGLSIGVPNEANGVKPRLPIEAVLHENTYNEEKYNDLLPAYDEIMKEYYASRDSNQREATWTKEMADFLEAPKRTEIQAFLQKQGFLLN from the coding sequence ATGGTTATCGATTTATTAACATCGCACTCGTCGGTTCGGCGCTATAAAGATGAACCGATTACAAGAGAAACGGTGATGGAACTAGTTAAAGCAGGACAGCACGCAGCAAGTTCACACTTCGTGCAGGCCTGCTCGGTACTGTATGTCACGGATACAGACAAGCGGGGACAGCTGGCGGAACTATCGAAAAACCGCCGTCAGTTCTATACTGCAGGTGCTGTACTCGTTTTCTGTATGGACTATAACCGGCTGTCTCATGCCGCCCGGCTGAATGGCCAGGAAATTAACTACACAGTAGCGGAAAATGTATTGGTCGGCGCAATTGATGTAGGTTTATTCGCGCAGAATGTAGTCATCGCAGCCGAGTCAAAAGGCTACGGCATTTGCTATATCGGCGGTGTCCGTAATGCTATGGAGGAAATTTCGGAAGTACTGGAATTGCCAAAAGGCGTAGTTCCGTTATTCGGACTTTCCATCGGCGTACCGAACGAAGCCAATGGCGTAAAACCACGTCTGCCGATAGAGGCCGTCCTGCATGAAAATACGTATAACGAAGAAAAGTACAATGATTTATTGCCGGCATACGACGAGATTATGAAAGAATATTACGCGAGCCGCGATTCTAATCAGCGCGAAGCTACTTGGACAAAAGAGATGGCCGATTTTCTCGAGGCGCCAAAACGCACAGAAATTCAGGCTTTCCTGCAAAAACAAGGTTTCTTATTGAACTGA
- a CDS encoding SAM-dependent methyltransferase — MSVDDVLELLQRRMTDGSFIRATISRPRLKSNEVKRIKLKPLDLKGSYHVQFEYQHERILKHENIALEDVAQPLQQALENYKQFHIDLTNETMQIQISKKMKVSIKRIFLDTEKTVDYAHNRVKNYALHEGTPYPFLVRLGVQTPEGKVKNQKHDKFRQINRFVELINDTLSHLPKDRPIRILDFGSGKSYLTFALYHYLRIEKGLDIRVTGLDLKKEVIEECQEIARDLQYDQLEFLVGDINEYDGDTAVDMVVTLHACDVATDMALAKAVNWGASVILSVPCCQHELFSQLQSPALDVMLQHGLVKERFAALATDSIRAELLTLAGYEAQLVEFIDMEHTPKNILIRAYRNDKQPNAEQIARYTAFRTMLQAKPFLEKELKPLLGFLPADDSIV, encoded by the coding sequence ATGTCAGTAGATGACGTACTGGAGCTGCTCCAGCGACGCATGACAGACGGATCATTCATCCGGGCGACGATTAGCCGGCCGCGATTGAAATCCAATGAAGTAAAACGAATTAAGTTAAAGCCGCTTGATCTAAAAGGTTCCTATCATGTTCAATTTGAATATCAGCATGAACGGATACTGAAACATGAAAATATTGCGCTTGAAGATGTGGCGCAGCCTTTGCAGCAAGCTTTGGAAAACTATAAACAATTCCATATTGATCTGACGAATGAAACGATGCAGATTCAGATTTCAAAGAAGATGAAAGTTTCCATCAAGCGGATTTTTCTGGATACAGAAAAGACTGTGGATTATGCACATAACCGCGTAAAAAATTATGCACTGCATGAAGGAACGCCCTACCCGTTTCTTGTCAGACTGGGTGTCCAGACCCCGGAAGGCAAAGTCAAAAATCAAAAGCACGACAAGTTCCGTCAAATTAACCGTTTCGTTGAATTAATCAATGATACTCTTTCCCACTTGCCGAAAGACCGTCCAATCCGCATCCTGGATTTCGGTTCGGGTAAATCCTACTTAACATTTGCACTGTATCACTACTTGCGGATTGAAAAAGGATTGGATATCCGCGTCACAGGATTGGATCTAAAAAAAGAAGTCATTGAAGAATGTCAGGAAATTGCACGTGATCTGCAATACGATCAGCTGGAGTTTCTAGTGGGCGATATTAATGAATATGACGGGGATACGGCGGTTGATATGGTCGTTACGCTGCATGCCTGCGACGTGGCAACTGATATGGCGCTCGCCAAAGCAGTCAACTGGGGCGCTTCGGTTATTTTATCTGTCCCCTGCTGTCAGCACGAGTTGTTTTCACAACTGCAGTCCCCTGCGCTTGATGTCATGCTGCAGCACGGGTTAGTAAAAGAGCGCTTTGCCGCATTGGCAACCGATTCGATTCGTGCAGAGTTGCTGACTTTGGCCGGCTACGAGGCACAGCTTGTTGAATTCATTGATATGGAGCATACGCCGAAAAATATATTGATTCGCGCATACCGAAACGATAAACAGCCAAATGCAGAGCAAATTGCCCGTTATACGGCATTTCGTACGATGCTGCAGGCCAAGCCGTTCTTGGAGAAAGAACTCAAGCCGCTGCTCGGGTTCCTCCCGGCAGATGACAGCATTGTATAA
- a CDS encoding MalY/PatB family protein: MNKEEFLERYAIERRGTNSLKWDKLEERFGDADLLAAWVADMEFKVPEQVVEALKEKVDFGVFGYTYAPDSYYEAFINWEKERHGYEVKKEWMRFSTGVVTALYWFVNAFTKPEDAVIILSPVYYPFSNAVKDTGRTLVNSELVNTDGVYTIDFEDFERKIIDNDVKLFIHCSPHNPVGRVWTAEEAERLLSICDKHDVLIVSDEIHHDMTFGDHTHIPSAIVADGKYSERMVTVTAASKTFNLAGLLTSQIIIENESLRQQFDAFVKSVNQTEVNLLGMTASEAAYRHGADWLDGLRAVIKSNERYAVEQFAAHAPEIVITPLEGTYLLWIDLRAYIQPDGVKEFVQDTCKLAIDYGEWFGEKSKGFIRLNLGTEPRHIKQAVDSIIEHLPRP; this comes from the coding sequence ATGAACAAAGAAGAATTTTTAGAGCGTTATGCGATTGAACGAAGAGGTACGAACTCACTGAAGTGGGACAAGCTGGAGGAACGGTTCGGGGATGCGGACTTGCTTGCGGCTTGGGTCGCAGACATGGAATTCAAAGTGCCTGAGCAGGTAGTGGAAGCGCTGAAAGAGAAAGTAGATTTTGGAGTGTTTGGCTATACATACGCACCGGATTCTTATTATGAAGCATTTATTAATTGGGAGAAGGAACGTCACGGCTATGAAGTGAAAAAAGAATGGATGCGTTTTTCAACAGGCGTCGTGACCGCATTGTACTGGTTCGTCAATGCATTTACGAAACCTGAAGATGCTGTCATCATTCTGTCTCCTGTGTACTACCCGTTCAGTAATGCAGTAAAAGATACAGGCCGCACGCTTGTGAACAGTGAGCTCGTCAATACAGACGGTGTCTATACAATTGACTTTGAAGATTTCGAAAGGAAGATCATCGATAATGATGTGAAGTTATTCATTCACTGTTCACCGCATAATCCTGTAGGCCGTGTCTGGACGGCGGAAGAAGCGGAGAGGCTATTGTCGATTTGCGATAAGCATGACGTATTGATCGTATCCGATGAGATCCATCATGACATGACATTCGGTGATCATACACATATTCCATCCGCGATCGTGGCGGACGGGAAGTATTCAGAGCGTATGGTGACAGTGACGGCTGCCTCCAAAACATTTAATCTGGCAGGCTTGCTGACATCACAAATCATTATTGAAAATGAATCATTGCGTCAGCAGTTTGATGCGTTTGTGAAGTCTGTGAATCAGACAGAAGTGAATTTACTAGGTATGACAGCTTCCGAAGCAGCTTACCGGCACGGCGCAGACTGGCTTGACGGATTGCGTGCGGTCATCAAGTCGAATGAACGTTACGCAGTGGAACAATTCGCTGCCCATGCTCCGGAAATAGTCATCACACCGCTTGAAGGGACCTACCTATTATGGATTGATTTGCGTGCCTATATCCAGCCCGACGGCGTAAAAGAATTTGTTCAGGATACATGTAAACTTGCTATCGATTACGGCGAGTGGTTCGGAGAGAAATCTAAAGGATTCATTCGCTTAAACTTAGGAACAGAGCCCCGTCATATTAAGCAGGCGGTCGACAGCATCATCGAGCATCTGCCGCGGCCATAA